The Thermoclostridium stercorarium subsp. stercorarium DSM 8532 genome contains a region encoding:
- a CDS encoding glycoside hydrolase family 43 protein has product MRYHNPIIPGFYPDPSICKKGDDYYLVTSSFEFFPGVPIFHSKDLVNWKQIGHCLTRKSQLDLEGVPCSKGIYAPTIRYNPNDDMFYMVTTNVTKGGNFYVTAKDPAGEWSDPIWVEQGGIDPSLFFDDDGSAHFISNARDRSVSGAGFLCAPIDLKTGKFLRPATPLWGGTGESAPEGPHIYKIGGWYYQMIAEGGTELGHMVTIARSRELYGKYEPCPFNPILTHRHRKGDIIQATGHADLIEDNDGNWWAVFLGYRQTHQYFHHLGRETFLAPVSWRDGWPVINNGEAIKLVMEGPGSAVQTLSTDYETDFTSGIDFNWVHLRNPQEGACEAGPNGLILRGNSYTLSDIGNPAFLGIRQRDLSNRVEVDMIFSPKLNYEEAGFTIYYKCDAHMDVYISRVNNENYLFFRKVVGEINHEAARVPLDIDRITIRVIADKLEYRVYAVVNGAEIYLGKGLTRHVSTEAHELGFTGVFYALYATGNGRNCETEALFTRFSYKGFDREDISL; this is encoded by the coding sequence ATGCGTTACCATAATCCTATCATACCGGGTTTTTATCCTGATCCCAGTATCTGCAAAAAAGGTGATGATTATTATCTGGTAACCAGTTCCTTTGAATTTTTTCCCGGTGTACCCATTTTCCACTCAAAGGATTTGGTTAACTGGAAACAGATCGGTCACTGCCTGACCAGAAAAAGTCAGCTGGACCTGGAAGGCGTCCCATGCTCAAAAGGCATTTATGCACCCACAATCCGTTATAATCCCAATGATGATATGTTTTATATGGTTACGACAAATGTTACAAAAGGCGGCAATTTCTATGTAACTGCCAAAGACCCCGCGGGTGAATGGTCGGATCCGATTTGGGTTGAACAGGGAGGCATCGACCCGTCGCTGTTTTTTGACGATGACGGAAGCGCCCATTTTATTTCAAACGCCAGAGACAGAAGCGTAAGCGGAGCAGGCTTTCTGTGTGCGCCCATTGATTTGAAAACGGGCAAATTTTTAAGACCTGCGACCCCGCTTTGGGGCGGAACGGGAGAAAGCGCCCCCGAAGGCCCTCATATCTATAAAATCGGCGGCTGGTACTACCAGATGATTGCCGAAGGCGGAACCGAACTAGGCCATATGGTTACAATCGCAAGAAGCCGCGAGCTTTACGGAAAATACGAACCGTGCCCTTTTAATCCCATACTGACCCATCGACATCGCAAAGGGGATATAATCCAGGCTACCGGACACGCAGATTTAATCGAAGACAATGACGGAAACTGGTGGGCGGTGTTTTTGGGTTACCGCCAGACACATCAGTATTTCCACCACCTGGGCCGCGAAACTTTCCTGGCACCCGTGTCATGGCGTGACGGCTGGCCTGTTATAAATAACGGCGAAGCCATTAAACTTGTCATGGAAGGCCCCGGCTCTGCCGTCCAAACGCTGAGTACCGACTATGAAACAGACTTCACTTCAGGAATTGACTTCAACTGGGTTCATTTGCGTAATCCGCAGGAAGGAGCCTGCGAAGCCGGTCCCAACGGCCTTATTCTGAGGGGAAATTCCTACACTTTGTCAGACATCGGAAATCCGGCTTTTCTTGGCATCAGGCAGCGGGATCTTTCCAACCGGGTTGAGGTGGACATGATATTTTCGCCCAAGCTCAATTATGAGGAAGCGGGATTCACTATCTATTACAAATGCGACGCCCATATGGATGTTTATATAAGCAGGGTGAACAACGAAAATTATCTGTTCTTCCGCAAGGTTGTAGGTGAGATTAATCATGAGGCGGCACGTGTGCCTCTCGATATTGACAGAATAACTATCCGGGTCATTGCGGATAAACTTGAATACAGAGTGTATGCAGTAGTAAACGGCGCCGAAATATACCTTGGCAAAGGCCTGACCCGCCATGTTTCCACAGAGGCCCATGAATTAGGTTTTACCGGCGTTTTCTACGCCTTATACGCAACAGGAAACGGCAGAAACTGTGAAACCGAAGCCCTGTTCACCCGGTTCTCATACAAGGGCTTCGACAGAGAAGATATAAGTCTGTAA